Genomic segment of Candidatus Binatia bacterium:
CTGCTCGGAGCACGAGGGCTTCTGCGTGCCGCTGGTCGAGGCCGCACGGCTCGGCGTGCCGGTCGTGGCGACGTGGCAGGCGGCGGTCGCGGAGACGCTCGGTCCGAACGCGCCCGTGCTGCGCGACGCCTCGGACGACGTCGTCGCGCTCGCGATCGACCGCGTGCTGCGCGACGCGGCGCTGCGCGAGAAGCTCGTCGCCGCGCAGGCCGAGCGCTTCGCGGATCGTCATTCCGACGAGGCGGTCGAGCGCGCGTTTCTCGCCGCGGTCGAGCCGCTGCTCGAGCGCGCCGAGGCCGCGTGATGCGCATCGCGGTCGTCGTCCAGCGCTACGGCGCCGACATCCTCGGCGGCGCCGAAACCCACGCCGCGCTGATGGCGGGAATCCTCGCCCGGCGGCACGAGGTCGAGGTGCTGACGACGACGGCGCGCGACTACCATCAGTGGCGAGAGGCGTACCCCGCCGGCGCGAGCCGGGAGAACGGCGTCACCGTGCGCCGCTTCGCCGTCGCCCGCGGCCGCGAGGACGCCTGGCAGGTGCTGAACCGCCTGCTGCACGACGGCTTCACGTCGAGCGAGTTCGCGCTGCTGCCGGAGCCGGTGCGCGCGGCGCACGCGGAGCGCGTGCGCGGCTGGCCCGACGCGCTGCAGGAGGCGTTCATCCGCGGTCAGGGTCCGCACGCGCCGGAGCTGCACGAGTGGCTGCGGCGCACGCCGTACGACCGCGTGCTGTTCGTCACCTACCTCTACCCGACGACCTACGACGGTCTCGCCGCCGTCCCCGAAGGGCGCGCGTTCGTCGTGCCGACGCTGCACGACGAGGCGCCGGCCTACCTGCCGGTGTTCGGACGCCGGCTCGCGCGTGCGCGGCTGCTGTGCTCGACCGACACGGAGGTCGCGCTGGTCTCGCGCCTGTATCCCGACACGCCGATCCGCGCGCGCCGCATCGGCTACGGGATCGAGCTGCCGCCCGATCGTGGGCCGCGCCCGTCCGGCACCGATCCGTTCCTGCTCTACGCGGGGCGCATCGACGTGCAGAAGGGCGTCCCGCAGCTGCTGCGCTGGTATGCGGCGCTGCGCGCCGCGCTGCCGAAGCCGCCGCGGCTCGTGATGATCGGCGAGCTCGCGATGCCCGTGCCTTCTCAGCCGGGCGTCGAGCTTCGCGGCTTCGTCGCCGAGGACGAGAAGTTGCGCTTGATGCGCGACGCGCTGGCGCTCGTCCACCTTTCGCCGTACGAGAGCCTCGGCATCGTGCTGCTCGAGGCGCTCGGCTCGCGGACCCCGGTGCTGGTGCACGCCGACTGCGCGGTGATGGTCGAGCACTGCCGACGCAGCGGGGCCGGGCTCTGGCTGCGCGACGCGGCGGAGTTCGCCGCCGCCGTCGGTCGGCTGGCGCGCGACCCCGAGCTGCGCACCGCGCTGGGCGAGCGCGGACGGCGCTACGTCGAGCGCGAGTTCGCGCTCGACGCGTACGCGGAGCGCCTTCTGGCCGCGTTCGAGCAGGACGAGCCTCCTGCGTCCGACGACGGCGGGGTCGGCGCTCATTTCACACGCCCGTAACGTTCCGGTAACCGAGCGGCGATCTGCGGCCGCTAGGAGGCGACCCATGACGATCCGAGACCGCAGCGCCGGACGACCGAAGGACCTCGTCGAGCACCTCCGCCGCTACCCCGAGGACCTGAAGGACATCCGACGGCTGCAACGTCGCTTCGACCTGTCGGCCGACGAGGCGGCGCGCGCCCTCGAGGCATCGGTCGCGCCGGAGAGCGGCCAGCAAAGGCTCAAGCGCCTGCTGACCCACTGAGGCGGCATGCGGACCCTCGAGTCGCCGGGGCGCGTGCGGCGTGATACCGCAGCGCAGCAGAACCGAGACGCCGTTCTGGCTTCGCGTCGCGGCCGACGCAACGAGGGAGCGCCCATGGCTGTGCACACCGATCGTCGATACGAGGAAGAGCTCGCGTACCTGCGCAAGCTGATCCTCGAGATGGGCGGGCTGGTCGAGCGCCAGATCGGCGACGCCATCGCGTCGCTGGCGAGCTCCGACCGCACGCTCGCCGAGCGCACCATCGAGCGCGACCACGAGGTCAACCGCTACGACGTCGACATCGACGAGGAGTGTCTGCGTCTGCTGGCGCTGCACCAGCCCGCGGCGCGCGACCTGCGCTTGATCACGACGGGCCTCAAGATCACCACCGACCTCGAGCGCATCGGCGACATGGCGGTCAACATTTCCGAGCGCGCGCTCGAGCTCAGCGAGGCGCCGTTCCAGCTCCAGGTCGACCTGCCGCGGATGGCGGACACCGTGCGCAAGATGCTGCGCGAGAGCCTCGACGCGTTCGTGCGCGAGGACGCCGAGCTCGCGCTCTCGGTGTGCAAGGAGGACGACGCGATCGATGCCATGCACGCCGAGATGTTCGCCGATCTCCTCGCCCGCATGACGCGCGATCCGTCGCTGGTCGTGGCCGGCACCGCACAGCTCTTCGTCTCGAAGTACCTCGAGCGCATCGCCGACCACGCCACCAACATCGCCGAGATGGTGATCTTCATGGTGAAGGGAAAGAGCATCCGGCACCTGTCCGTGCCGACGTCGATCTGATCATGCCAGGGAGCGTTCGGGCGTGATGGCGCGAGCGGGAGAGCGCACCGCCGCCGCGAGCGGCGAGCGTCGCAAGGCGCTCGTGATCGAGGACGAGCGCGACATCCGCGAGCTGGTCCGCGTCAATCTGGAAGCCGAGGGCTTCACGGTGCTCGAGGCGGGAGACGGCGAGCTCGGCCTCGCGCTCGTCAAGCGCGAGCGTCCGGCCGTGGTCATCCTCGACCTGATGCTGCCGGGCCTCGGTGGCCTCGAGGTGTGCCGCCGGATCCGCGCCGAGGAGGCGACGTCGCGCGTGCCGGTCGTCGTCCTGACGGCGCGCTCGTCGGAAGCGGACAAGGTGGTCGGCCTCGAGATCGGCGCCGACGACTACGTCACCAAGCCGTTCAGCCCGCGCGAGCTGACCGCGCGCGTCAAGGCGCTGCTGCGACGCGCGTACAGCCCGCCGCCCGAGACGCCGCACGAGGTCTACGAGCGCGGCGGGCTGCGCATCGACTTCGACACCTACGAGGTCTACCTCGACGGCAAGCGCGTCGAGCTGTCGCTGCGCGAGTTCGAGCTGCTGCGCTTCTTCGTCAAGCACCCCAATCGGGTCTACGAGCGCGCACAGCTGCTGGATCTCGTCTGGGGTCCGGACACCTACGTGGAGCCGCGAACCATCGACGTCCACATCCGCCGCCTGCGTCGTCGCATCGAGCGCGACGACTCGTCGCCGGAGCTGATCGTGACCGTGCGCGGCGTCGGCTACATGTTCGACGAGCGCCGTCTGGGGAACTGATCGGGTGGCCCGGGGGACGGGCGCGGAGCGGCGCTTCGGGATCGAGCCGAAGGCCGTCGCCCGCGCGCTGGCGCCGGCGCTGGTCGGCGGGCTCGCCGCGGCGCTGCTGCCGATCACGTCGGACCTCTGGCGCGTCGTGGCGGCGCTCGTTGCCGCCGCGGCGACGGCGGTGCTGGTCGCTGCGGGCAGCGCGCGGCGCATCGGCCGGGTCGCGGCGTGGGCGCGGGGCGTGCGCTCGGGCGAGCGCGTCACGCCGCCGCTGCCGACGCGGGCTCCCGACGCGTTCGACGCGCTGACGATCGAGCTCGGCGAGATGGCATCCGAGCTGCGCGACGACATCGCCCGGCTCGAGAACGAGCGCGACCGCCTCGAGGCCATCCTCGCCGCGATGGTCGAGGGCGTCATCGTCATCGACCGCAACGGCACCATCCTGCGCGCCAACGATCCGGTCGTTGCCACCTTCGGGCTCGAGCCGGGGCGTCCGCTCGTCGGGCTGCGGCTCTGGGACCTGACGCGCGACGTCGAGTTCAACGCGGTGGTGCGCGAGGCGATGGCAAGCCGGACGCCGACCTTTCGCGAGGTCGAGCTGCGCGGGGCGATCGAGCGCCACCTGCGGGTCGCCGTCGGCCCGACCGCCGACCAGAGCGCCTGGGTGCTCGTGTTCCACGACGTCACGGAGACCAAGCGCCTCGAGCGCGTGCGCACGGACTTCGTCGCCAACGTGTCGCACGAGCTGCGCACGCCGCTGACCGCGATCAAGGGCTTCGCCGAGACGCTGCTCTCGAGCGGCTTCGACGACCGCGAGCGGGCGCAGCACTTCGTCGCGATCATCGACCGCCACGCGGAGCGCCTCGGCCGGCTGATCGACGACCTCCTCATCCTGAGCGACCTCGAGCTCGGCAAGATGCCCATGCGGGTCCGCGCGAGCGAGGTCGCGCCGATCGTCCGCGACGTCGTCGAGCTGCTCGGCGAGCCCGCACGTCGCAAGCGGATCGACGTGCAGACGAGCGTCCCGGACGGGCTTCGCGTGCAGGGGGATCCGGATCGGCTCGCGCAGGTCGTGTCGAACCTGCTCGACAACGCGATCAAGTACACGCCTGAAGACGGCCGCGTGCGCGTCCTCGCGCGCAGCATCGAGGGCGGCGCCCGGGTCGAGCTCGCCATCGAGGACACCGGTGTCGGCATCCCGGCGGACGAGCTGCCGCGCCTCGCCGAGCGCTTCTACCGGGTGGACAAGGCGCGCCTCCGCGAGCGCGGCGGCACGGGGCTCGGGCTGTCGATCGTCAAGCACATCGTGCACGCGCATTCCGGGTCGGTGCGCTTCGACAGCCGGCTGGGCCACGGGACGACGGTGACGGTGACGCTGCCGGGTTGCCCGCAGGCCGATGCGGGTGGCTGAGGGGGAACCGCGCGCACGCCGTCGTTTGCCCGCCGGACGCGCGCGCGGTACGAGCTTCGCCGTCGGACCGGCCATCGGCATGACGCACGGCCGTCGTCCGGCGAGGGACGGGTGGTGGCGCTGCGAGCGGTCAGCAGGGACGACATGCGGGCGAGCGCCGCGGCGCGCAGGCCGCGGGGCGCGCAACCGCAGAGGCGACGCCGGCGCAAGCGCGCGACCTTTCCCCCGCTCGCGTACCGGATCGGCGAGCACGCGCTGGTCGCGGCGCTGCTCGCGACGCTCGGCCTCGCGGTCCTCGGCCGCGTCGCGCTCGACGGCACGCCGCTGACGTTCGCCGTTACGCTGGCGGGTGTCATGCTCGCAGCTGCGGCGGCGATCCTTCCGCTCGACCGGCTGCGCCGGCGGAGCACCCCGGGCTGGCGCCACACGCTCAACGGGAGCTTGCTCGCGCTCCTGGCGCTCGTCCTGTGGTACGCGGACCCGGGCTGGGCGCTCTACAAGCTGCGCGAGCTGCTCGCCGGCGAGCGCGCGACGCAGGTCCGCGTCGTGCAGCACCAGGTGTTCGCGGCGTACCGCCGCATGGACCTCGAGGCGCAGCGCAAGATCCTCGAGCGTGCCGAGGTCTACGCGCCGACCATCGAGCAGGCCGCTGCGGCCTTCGGCGTCGATCCGGAGCTGATGATGGGGATCGCCGCCGCCGAGTCGAGCTTCTACCCGCGCGACAGCCGCGACGGCGGCAAGGGGCTCTTCCAGATCACGTCGGTCCCCAAGGCGGCGGAGGAGGCCGCGAAGCAGAAGCTCGGCGTCAAGTCGCTCGATCCGTGGAACCAGCGACACAACGCCTACGTCGCGGCGGCGACGCTCGACCTCTACCGCAAGCAGATGCGCGGCGACCTGTTCTTGACGCTGCTCGCCTACAACATCGGACCGCACAATGGCGGGCTGCGTACCATCATGGACACCTACGGCGCGCGGAACTTCGCGCAGGTGCAGCCGTACCTCCAGGCGCTGCCGCGCGACTACCCGATCCGCGTCCTGTCGAGCGCGCTCTCGTACCGCGTGTGGCGCAAGCTCGGACGGCTGCCGCGCTTCGAGGAGGGAACGGCGGCGCGCGAGATCCAGAAGATCGGCATCCCCGGGCTCGAGGACGCGCTTCAGCCCGGGCTCGAGACCGCCGCCGCTTCTGCCAAGGGGCGCTGACGCCGGCGGACGAGGAGGACGAGGACGACCGCGAGCACGGCGACGCTGAGCGCGGTCTCGTACGGGACCTCCTCCGCGAAGCTCGTGTCGCGCAGCAGCTCGAGCGGCGGGCGCAGCGCGGCCATGCACGCGACGAAGACGAGCGTCGCCCGACCCGGACGGGTCGCGCGCCGCGCCGCCCAAATGCTCACGATGAACGCCACGAGCCCCGCGAGGCCGAGGTAGAGCTGCAGCGGGTGCACGGCCAGCGAGCGTCGGCCGTCGTCCGCGATCAGACCCTGCGCGACGTGGCTCCAGTACGCCGGGCTGCCGGGTGGAAACGAGACCGCCCACGGCAGCAGCGAGGGGACGCCGAAGCAGCACCCGTCCGCGAAGCAGCCGAGCCGCCCGACGAAGATCGCGACGCCCGCGAGCGGCACGACCGCGTCGAGCAGCTCGGCCCGCGTCAAGCATCGTCCGAGCGCGCGCGGGCCGAAGACGAGCAGCACGCCGAGGCTCGCGAGCAAGCCGCCGGTGATGCGCAGTCCCGCACCTTCGACGCCCGTGCCCGGCAGCAGCAAGCTCGGATCCTCGAGCAGCAGCTCGGGCGCGGCGGCAGCCCAGTGCAGGCGCGCGCCGATCACGGCCGCGACGACGGTAGCGACGAGCAGCGCGACGATCCGTAGCCGGGACGCGCCGCCTCGCTCTCGCGTCCTGCGGACGAGGAGGAGGGTGCCGCAGGCGATCCAGGCGATCGCCGCGGCACCCCAGGCGCGACCGTAGAGATGAAGCTCGGGAACCATCCTAGAAGAGGCTGAAGAACGAGAAGCCGAGGCCGAAGTCGATGTCGACGTCGACGCCGGCGTGGACGCTCACGTCCGGGATGTCACGCGGCCCCATGATGCTCGTCGCGATGAACATCGCGCCGGGACGCGACGCGGTGATCATCCCGAGCACCCACGGGAACTCGGCGCCGCGGCCGAGCGGTGGGCTCGCGACCGAGATCGAGGGCGACTGCACGATGTGCCAGTGCGAAGGGCAGCCCTGCGAAGGATCGCAGATCCCGTAGCGCGTGTACTCGACGACCCCGCCGCTGTGGTCCTTGAGCCAGAAGTTCGGCGTGTCCTCGTCGACGTCGAGCGCGATCGAAGGATCGTCGCCGTCGTCCGGCCCGTCGGCGATGGTGACGTGCATGTGCGTCGCACCGGAGACGCGGCCCTCGACGTAGGCGAAGCCGCCCTCGTATCCCGGCCAGCTCACGTTGAACGCTTCGAGGAAGGGCTCGTTGACCCACGGTGACCACTTGCCCTTCGGACCCTGGCTGCGCAGCCGCAGCGCCGTGTAGATGCCGTCGAGGCCGTCCGGCCGGCTGGGCAGCGTCGCGATGAGCTGCAGCGCGTACTCGGAGTCGATGTTCCGGAAGACGAAGCGACCCGCGCCGTCGGAACGCGTGCGCGCGATCGTCGTCCAGCGACACTGATTGATGCAGTACGAATAATTGTTGCCTGACGGACAGTCGGGCGGGCAGACCTTCAGGCGCTTGAGGTGCTGCTGCGAGGCCGCGAGCTCGACCGGGGCGTTGCGGGGAGCGCAGGCGCCGCGCAGCTCGAGCAGGTCGTTGCCGCGCATCTTCACCGACTGGATGATCGGGATGCCGTTCGCCGGACAGCCGCAGCCCGCCGCCGACGCCTCGCGCGCCGTCCCCAGCGCACCGACGAGCAGCGCGGCCGACAGCACGCCGAGCGCGCGAGCCAAGAATGTGCTTCGAGCGCGCATCTCAAGCCCCCTTTCTCGCCGCGATCGCGGCGTTGGCCATGCCGAGCGCGGTCTGCGCGTCCGCTGCGGCCGGCCGATCGAGCGCTCTCACCAGGAAGGCGAGGACCCCCGTCGTCTTGTCGGTGCGGCCCGCGTAGAGGCGCGCGAGACGGGCGACGAACTCCTGCGGTGGAAGCCGCAGGTCGATCAGCCGCACCGTCGACGCGCCGTCGACCGCGGACGTCGACGGCGTCTTCTGGGCGAGACGCTCGAGCGTCTTGCGGGCCGCGATCGGCGCTCCGGCGTCGATCTGCGCGAGCCCGATCGCGAGCTCGACGTCGTCGCCGAACGTCGAGCCGCGGACCAGGCGACGCAGCGCGCGCAGCCAGCGCAGCTCCTGCTTGTGCTCGCCGCGCGCCGCGTGGGCGCGGGCGAGCGTGAGCCCGGCGGCGACCCGGAGCATCGGCTCCGAGCCGCGCGTCACGAGCGCTCGCAGCTCGGTCGGAACCTCGGTCGCGTCGCCCTGCGCGATCAGGCGCGACCACGCGAGCCCGAGCACGCCGAGCTCGTTCACGAAGCGCTCGTTCGTGCGCGAGGCAATCAGGCCGAAGTGGCGCGCCGCGTTGCCGCCGTCGCCGCGCGCGAGCGCGAGCCAGCCGCGGGCGAGGAGGACCTGCGCCGAAGCCTCCCCGGCGGCGAAGTCGCGCTCCGCCGCCGCGAGCACCTCGTCGGCGGTCGCGCCGTTGCCTCGCGACAGCTCGAGATCGGCGAGCATTAGCGCCGCCTCGAGCCCGCGACGCGTCCGTGGCTCCTTCGCGCGCGCCTCGCGGAGCTTGGCGACGGCGTCGGCGGTGCGGCCCTCCGCGATCGCGTAGCGCGCCTGTCGCAGCAGCACGCCTGCCGACGCCTGGTTGCCGTACGCGCCGGTCGGGACG
This window contains:
- a CDS encoding prolipoprotein diacylglyceryl transferase family protein: MVPELHLYGRAWGAAAIAWIACGTLLLVRRTRERGGASRLRIVALLVATVVAAVIGARLHWAAAAPELLLEDPSLLLPGTGVEGAGLRITGGLLASLGVLLVFGPRALGRCLTRAELLDAVVPLAGVAIFVGRLGCFADGCCFGVPSLLPWAVSFPPGSPAYWSHVAQGLIADDGRRSLAVHPLQLYLGLAGLVAFIVSIWAARRATRPGRATLVFVACMAALRPPLELLRDTSFAEEVPYETALSVAVLAVVLVLLVRRRQRPLAEAAAVSSPG
- a CDS encoding response regulator, which codes for MARAGERTAAASGERRKALVIEDERDIRELVRVNLEAEGFTVLEAGDGELGLALVKRERPAVVILDLMLPGLGGLEVCRRIRAEEATSRVPVVVLTARSSEADKVVGLEIGADDYVTKPFSPRELTARVKALLRRAYSPPPETPHEVYERGGLRIDFDTYEVYLDGKRVELSLREFELLRFFVKHPNRVYERAQLLDLVWGPDTYVEPRTIDVHIRRLRRRIERDDSSPELIVTVRGVGYMFDERRLGN
- the phoU gene encoding phosphate signaling complex protein PhoU; this encodes MAVHTDRRYEEELAYLRKLILEMGGLVERQIGDAIASLASSDRTLAERTIERDHEVNRYDVDIDEECLRLLALHQPAARDLRLITTGLKITTDLERIGDMAVNISERALELSEAPFQLQVDLPRMADTVRKMLRESLDAFVREDAELALSVCKEDDAIDAMHAEMFADLLARMTRDPSLVVAGTAQLFVSKYLERIADHATNIAEMVIFMVKGKSIRHLSVPTSI
- a CDS encoding glycosyltransferase family 4 protein; the encoded protein is MRIAVVVQRYGADILGGAETHAALMAGILARRHEVEVLTTTARDYHQWREAYPAGASRENGVTVRRFAVARGREDAWQVLNRLLHDGFTSSEFALLPEPVRAAHAERVRGWPDALQEAFIRGQGPHAPELHEWLRRTPYDRVLFVTYLYPTTYDGLAAVPEGRAFVVPTLHDEAPAYLPVFGRRLARARLLCSTDTEVALVSRLYPDTPIRARRIGYGIELPPDRGPRPSGTDPFLLYAGRIDVQKGVPQLLRWYAALRAALPKPPRLVMIGELAMPVPSQPGVELRGFVAEDEKLRLMRDALALVHLSPYESLGIVLLEALGSRTPVLVHADCAVMVEHCRRSGAGLWLRDAAEFAAAVGRLARDPELRTALGERGRRYVEREFALDAYAERLLAAFEQDEPPASDDGGVGAHFTRP
- a CDS encoding ATP-binding protein, with amino-acid sequence MARGTGAERRFGIEPKAVARALAPALVGGLAAALLPITSDLWRVVAALVAAAATAVLVAAGSARRIGRVAAWARGVRSGERVTPPLPTRAPDAFDALTIELGEMASELRDDIARLENERDRLEAILAAMVEGVIVIDRNGTILRANDPVVATFGLEPGRPLVGLRLWDLTRDVEFNAVVREAMASRTPTFREVELRGAIERHLRVAVGPTADQSAWVLVFHDVTETKRLERVRTDFVANVSHELRTPLTAIKGFAETLLSSGFDDRERAQHFVAIIDRHAERLGRLIDDLLILSDLELGKMPMRVRASEVAPIVRDVVELLGEPARRKRIDVQTSVPDGLRVQGDPDRLAQVVSNLLDNAIKYTPEDGRVRVLARSIEGGARVELAIEDTGVGIPADELPRLAERFYRVDKARLRERGGTGLGLSIVKHIVHAHSGSVRFDSRLGHGTTVTVTLPGCPQADAGG
- a CDS encoding transglycosylase SLT domain-containing protein; protein product: MALRAVSRDDMRASAAARRPRGAQPQRRRRRKRATFPPLAYRIGEHALVAALLATLGLAVLGRVALDGTPLTFAVTLAGVMLAAAAAILPLDRLRRRSTPGWRHTLNGSLLALLALVLWYADPGWALYKLRELLAGERATQVRVVQHQVFAAYRRMDLEAQRKILERAEVYAPTIEQAAAAFGVDPELMMGIAAAESSFYPRDSRDGGKGLFQITSVPKAAEEAAKQKLGVKSLDPWNQRHNAYVAAATLDLYRKQMRGDLFLTLLAYNIGPHNGGLRTIMDTYGARNFAQVQPYLQALPRDYPIRVLSSALSYRVWRKLGRLPRFEEGTAAREIQKIGIPGLEDALQPGLETAAASAKGR